CTTTCCGTTGCATCCTGCATCTGCAAGTTTCTTTGCTTTTGCTGGTGGTAATACGATTGTTGTGTTATCAAATGTAAGAGATACTTTGTCTCCCTCTACTTTACATTTTGTATCGATGAAGTTCATCTGCGGAGAACCAATGAATCCAGCAACGAATAAGTTATTCGGCTCATTGTATAATTTCTGCGGAGAATCAACCTGCATGATAACACCATCTTTTAATACAACGATTCTGGTACCAAGTGTCATAGCCTCGGTCTGATCATGTGTTACATAGATGATAGTTGCTTTTAATCTGTTATGTAAGGAAGCGATCTCAGAACGCATCTGTACACGAAGTTTTGCATCCAGGTTGGATAACGGCTCATCCATAAGGAATACCTTAGGATTACGAACGATAGCACGTCCCATAGCAACACGCTGTCTCTGTCCACCGGATAAAGCCTTTGGCTTACGATCTAACAATTTCTCAAGGTCAAGGATCTTAGCTGCTTCCTCAACTTTTCTCTTGATCTCATCCTTCGGAACTTTTCTTAATTTTAATCCGAATGCCATGTTATCAAAAACTGTCATATGAGGATACAGAGCGTAGTTCTGGAATACCATTGCGATATCTCTGTCTTTTGGCTCAACATCGTTCATGAGCTTTCCGTCGATATAGAACTCACCAGAGGAGATTTCCTCAAGTCCGGCGATCATACGAAGTGTAGTAGATTTACCACATCCGGATGGTCCTACGAAAATGATGAATTCCTGATCTTCTACTTCAAGGTTGAAATCCTTAACAGCTTCAAAACCGTTAGGATAAACTTTGCAAATGTTTTTTAATGATAAACTTGCCATTGGTCTAAATACCTCCTGATATTTGTGTTTCGTTATTTGATAAATATACTATACAAAAAAGATGCAAAAAGCGCCATATGTCTCCTACACAAAGAATTTTTGTTTTTCTTGTAGGATGTCACAGTGCTCTGTGCATCTTTTTCCTTTTTTCGTCAAACTGACGGCTTTTTTATCAAAAACTGTACAGATTGACGGATACAGATGTTCTTCTTTTTTATAAAAAGTTTATTTTATGATCAGGCATAATCATTTTTTACGGATTCGGTGAAGCTGC
The Roseburia rectibacter DNA segment above includes these coding regions:
- a CDS encoding ABC transporter ATP-binding protein, with translation MASLSLKNICKVYPNGFEAVKDFNLEVEDQEFIIFVGPSGCGKSTTLRMIAGLEEISSGEFYIDGKLMNDVEPKDRDIAMVFQNYALYPHMTVFDNMAFGLKLRKVPKDEIKRKVEEAAKILDLEKLLDRKPKALSGGQRQRVAMGRAIVRNPKVFLMDEPLSNLDAKLRVQMRSEIASLHNRLKATIIYVTHDQTEAMTLGTRIVVLKDGVIMQVDSPQKLYNEPNNLFVAGFIGSPQMNFIDTKCKVEGDKVSLTFDNTTIVLPPAKAKKLADAGCNGKTVVMGIRPEDIGDSEIEIEAHKDCAFEADVTGYELLGSEVLLYFKAAGTSMTAKVDSRTTARMGDHIKLAIDPEKIHVFDKETELTITN